The following are encoded in a window of Pelecanus crispus isolate bPelCri1 chromosome 6, bPelCri1.pri, whole genome shotgun sequence genomic DNA:
- the FIBIN gene encoding fin bud initiation factor homolog encodes MRAALRLLGLGWLCSLCRGYFEGPLYPEMSNGTLHHYFVPDGDYEENDDPERCQLLFRVSEQRRCGAAAAAGGGLSLREELTVLGRQVEDAGRVLEGIGKSISYDLDGEESYSTYLRRESAQISDAYSSSDRSLSELEGKFRQGQEQGGREEARLGDSFLGLLLHARALLRETRHISSGLRDKHDLLALTVRSHGARLSRLKNDYLRA; translated from the coding sequence atgcgggcagcgctgcgcctgctggggctgggctggctctgcagcctgtGCCGCGGGTACTTCGAGGGCCCGCTGTACCCCGAGATGTCCAACGGCACCCTGCACCACTACTTCGTCCCCGACGGCGACTACGAGGAGAACGACGACCCCGAGCGCTGCCAGCTGCTCTtcagggtgagcgagcagcggcggtgcggcgcggcggcggcggcgggcggcgggctcAGCCTGCGGGAGGAGCTGACGGTGCTGGGCCGGCAGGTGGAGGACGCGGGCCGGGTGCTGGAGGGCATCGGCAAGAGCATCTCCTACGACCTGGACGGGGAGGAGAGCTACAGCACCTACCTGCGCCGCGAGTCCGCCCAGATCAGCGACGCCTACTCCAGCTCGGACCGCTCGCTGAGCGAGCTGGAGGGCAAGTTCCgccaggggcaggagcagggcggCCGGGAGGAGGCCCGCCTGGGCGACAGcttcctggggctgctgctgcacgcCCGCGCCCTGCTGCGGGAGACGCGGCACATCTCCAGCGGGCTGCGGGACAAGCACGACCTCCTGGCCCTCACCGTCCGCAGCCACGGCGCCCGCCTCAGCCGCCTGAAGAACGACTACCTGCGCGCCTGA